A genomic window from Cricetulus griseus strain 17A/GY chromosome 4, alternate assembly CriGri-PICRH-1.0, whole genome shotgun sequence includes:
- the LOC100752947 gene encoding spindlin-2, with product MKPKHRKIATRQRTRSAVAYRTRSTSMTLMSLSKKGMPSLQKQKRARPSQALTNIIGCRISHEWKEGNEPVTQWKGIVLDQLPTNSSLYLVKYDGIDCVYGLELQSDKRISKLKIMPKKVSFPQVTDINLENTIVGKAVEHKFEGKNGCKDEWKGMVLAQVPIMKTWYYITYKKDPVLYIYQLLDDYIDGNLHIITDSLTTEMKSEVGTDALTGNSVEYAQGDGTQRIGKIIYQVPDTPSIHFIKFDDDTHIYVYDLVKKIW from the coding sequence ATGAAGCCCAAGCACAGAAAGATAGCCACAAGACAGAGGACCAGGAGTGCTGTGGCCTACCGCACTAGGTCTACTTCCATGACTTTGATGTCTCTGAGTAAGAAGGGCATGCCCTCTCTCCAGAAGCAAAAAAGGGCCAGGCCTTCCCAGGCCCTCACTAATATTATTGGCTGCAGAATTTCTCATGAATGGAAAGAAGGTAATGAGCCAGTCACCCAATGGAAGGGCATCGTCCTAGACCAACTGCCAACAAATTCCTCTCTCTATTTGGTGAAGTACGATGGGATCGATTGTGTCTATGGCCTGGAGCTCCAAAGCGACAAAAGGATTTCAAAACTTAAGATCATGCCTAAAAAAGTGTCATTTCCTCAAGTGACAGATATCAACCTTGAAAACACCATAGTTGGCAAAGCAGTGGAGCACAAATTTGAGGGCAAAAATGGCTGTAAGGATGAGTGGAAGGGGATGGTCCTGGCCCAGGTGCCCATCATGAAGACCTGGTATTACATAACCTACAAGAAAGATCCAGTCTTGTACATTTATCAGCTCCTGGATGATTACATTGATGGTAACCTCCACATCATAACTGATTCTCTTACAACAGAGATGAAGTCAGAAGTAGGCACTGATGCCTTGACAGGTAACTCTGTAGAGTATGCCCAAGGTGATGGAACCCAAAGGATAGGCAAGATCATTTACCAAGTTCCAGACACACCTTCCATCCATTTCATCAAGTTTGATGATGACACCCATATATATGTCTATGATTTGGTGAAAAAGATCTGGTAA